Proteins from a single region of Primulina tabacum isolate GXHZ01 chromosome 5, ASM2559414v2, whole genome shotgun sequence:
- the LOC142547251 gene encoding pentatricopeptide repeat-containing protein At4g14190, chloroplastic, with protein MIASMLCSSPPLPTPLNHSNKKSEYNQSSSVSYSKCLSPDSQKKPSSIDRIRAHYLERDSSLEKLKTKKDSDPVRVLEEDGDWSKEQFWHVINFLRQSSRSREILEVFGMWKSRKKSRTNNENFQKIIMILVEEGLLEAAVTIIKEMNHSGFRFSLEMYNSVIHGLAKNGKFKDCMLYMKEMEEELGIKADTETFDGLIQAYGNHKMYDEMNHCVKEMESRGCQSDHTTYNLLIREFARAGLLNKMEKTYLNLPNRRMYLQRSTFITMIEAYAKFGILDKMEKIYHQYLKSGRILKEDLIRKVAAVYVENHMFSRLEKLGYDLSSKNGCSELVWCLRLLCQACHLSKKGMYSVVEEMESLGVPWSPTVTNILALAYMKMKDYNQLKFLLLELPSRNVKPDIITVGILFDACLDGFHGTSVKKTWEKVGFFDSDLEIDTDSLVLAAFGKGYFLKTCERMSMSPKTGSKVKQVQTYSHLINLIRTQADVHWYN; from the exons ATGATTGCGTCCATGCTATGTTCGTCTCCTCCTCTTCCAACTCCGTTAAATCACTCAAATAAAAAATCCGAATACAACCAATCATCGTCTGTTTCATATTCCAAGTGTTTATCACCAGATTCGCAGAAGAAGCCCTCTTCAATTGATCGAATACGCGCGCATTATCTGGAACGAGATTCGTCTCTTGAAAAGCTTAAAACGAAAAAAGACTCTGACCCAGTTCGGGTACTTGAAGAAGATGGTGACTGGAGCAAAGAACAGTTCTGGCATGTTATTAACTTCCTCAGGCAAAGCTCAAGGTCCAGGGAGATTCTTGAG GTATTTGGCATGTGGAAGTCGAggaaaaaatcgagaactaataatgagaattttcagaaaatcatTATGATATTAGTTGAGGAAGGACTCCTAGAAGCGGCAGtaacaattattaaagaaatgAATCATAGCGGTTTCAGATTTTCTCTGGAGATGTACAATTCTGTTATTCATGGCTTGGCTAAAAACGGGAAATTTAAAGATTGCATGCTTTATATGAAAGAGATGGAAGAAGAACTTGGCATCAAAGCGGATACTGAAACATTTGATGGTCTTATTCAAGCTTATGGAAACCATAAAATGTATGATGAGATGAATCATTGCGTGAAGGAAATGGAATCCAGGGGATGCCAAAGTGACCACACTACTTATAATTTGTTGATTCGAGAATTTGCAAGAGCTGGATTGCTCAACAAAATGGAAAAAACGTATCTAAATCTTCCCAACAGAAGAATGTATTTGCAACGTTCCACCTTCATTACAATGATTGAGGCATATGCAAAATTTGGTATCTTGGATAAGATGGAGAAGATTTATCATCAGTATTTGAAGTCTGGACGTATTCTAAAAGAGGATTTAATTCGAAAGGTAGCTGCTGTTTATGTTGAGAATCACATGTTTTCTAGATTAGAAAAATTAGGATATGATCTTTCCTCTAAGAATGGTTGCAGTGAACTGGTCTGGTGTCTTCGCCTTCTCTGTCAAGCTTGTCATTTGAGTAAAAAAGGAATGTATTCTGTTGTTGAAGAGATGGAATCACTTGGTGTCCCGTGGAGTCCAACTGTCACTAATATTCTCGCACTAGCTTATATGAAGATGAAAGACTATAACCAattgaaatttttacttttagaACTACCTTCTCGGAATGTAAAACCAGATATAATCACTGTAGGAATATTGTTTGATGCATGTCTTGATGGATTTCATGGAACAAGTGTTAAAAAGACATGGGAAAAAGTGGGATTTTTCGACAGTGATCTAGAAATAGATACTGATTCACTTGTTCTCGCAGCATTTGGGAAGGGATATTTTCTTAAAACTTGTGAAAGGATGAGCATGTCCCCCAAAACTGGTAGTAAAGTGAAACAAGTGCAGACTTATAGCCATCTCATCAATTTGATTAGAACACAAGCTGACGTCCATTGGTACAACTGA